In one Bradyrhizobium cosmicum genomic region, the following are encoded:
- a CDS encoding FkbM family methyltransferase yields MLEDVHFFVRCLRYRLRTESLQLKTLLSLQLTGATVLDVGANKGIYSYWLAKAVGPDGRVLAIEPQPEMAEYIHQRHLGPNVEIVNLALSDADGVSELSRKRPGDGSASLSRNIGDSIPVKLARLDDIGPISNLKFIKCDVEGHELKVFRGGERMIRRFSPVIQFESTPGEIPPLLEFFSSLGYFGIMFLGTAYARIEDISKVPHPKFGLSGHRDFIFFPEAAIGSIIPRDHDMMLWWKTAK; encoded by the coding sequence ATGCTCGAGGATGTTCATTTCTTTGTTCGCTGCCTGCGCTACAGGCTGAGAACCGAAAGCTTGCAGCTCAAGACCCTTCTCAGCTTGCAGCTGACTGGCGCCACCGTCCTAGACGTTGGGGCCAATAAAGGAATTTACTCGTACTGGCTCGCTAAAGCTGTTGGCCCTGACGGTCGCGTTCTTGCGATCGAGCCTCAACCCGAGATGGCCGAGTACATTCATCAGCGCCACCTCGGACCAAATGTTGAGATTGTCAATCTTGCTCTATCTGACGCTGACGGTGTCTCCGAGTTGTCTAGAAAGCGCCCCGGGGATGGAAGCGCTTCGCTCTCCAGAAACATTGGCGATTCGATACCCGTGAAGCTCGCGAGGCTAGACGATATTGGACCGATCTCGAATTTGAAGTTCATCAAGTGCGACGTAGAGGGTCACGAGCTTAAAGTTTTCCGTGGCGGAGAACGTATGATTCGTAGGTTCTCTCCGGTTATCCAGTTTGAAAGCACACCCGGAGAAATTCCTCCATTGCTCGAGTTCTTCAGCAGTCTCGGCTATTTCGGCATCATGTTTCTTGGGACGGCTTACGCACGGATAGAGGACATCTCAAAGGTTCCTCATCCTAAGTTTGGATTGAGTGGGCATCGAGACTTCATCTTTTTTCCGGAAGCCGCTATTGGATCGATCATTCCGCGAGATCACGATATGATGCTGTGGTGGAAGACTGCTAAATAA